In one window of Opitutus sp. GAS368 DNA:
- a CDS encoding glycosyltransferase family 4 protein codes for MHETAFSFSHLESPAPGAALPPGAHVLRGWVWPKPGGHFANVRARVAGRVFAGIHGRPRADLAAHFQTGRRPALAEFSIPVELPPGTIEGTLEALEIEGRWTVFQAFTYHVAGRTAPAVEPPPPRPLRWHDFGRGLDFLLRARRTRPETSWVKLAVELAADLPVGQDQLYPPDPFIGHADEPALVNRSRFGLLPVVGYLFHKTEPIKRLWGTADLQALQPLTLGRATANIVPHFPQYPAAGTSGYEGYVDVPPQLPNPVTLRLYAEMGDGSLHLVQVRTTRRHDAEEEKHPYPPLTAEDFTAALTAWQSALRVRGFSVTQDAELKTEIERLRAVATRPAATPRTPPPALVPARSMQPLKRVILASHNLNLEGAPLFLLDLACHLATDGAALTVVSAADGPLRERFAACGAKIVIVDAGPVFRAGSATAAEAAIAAIGRVFDFTAADLVITNTFTTFWAVQAAKAAGQRVLSYIHESTSPAAFYGGSVHPAVVALADEALALADAVSFTSDATRRYHAGPGRPVKTAVLTPGWVDVRAIDAWRAAHPREALQASFGLKPGELLVTNVGTVCDRKAQVSFARSVDLFNRRHPDLAARTKFVLLGGRQAPFDDFLREILANLALPNLVVHPESPDFLGYYAAADLTACSSYEESSPRVVFEAMACGTPLLASDIPGISEIARDGVEATLVPPGHTTAWADALAKLLGNPAIGRELAVHARARIESHFAADLVLPRHTALACAVAAGQPVS; via the coding sequence ATGCACGAGACCGCCTTCAGCTTCAGCCACCTCGAGTCCCCCGCGCCCGGTGCGGCGCTGCCGCCCGGTGCGCATGTGCTCCGCGGCTGGGTCTGGCCCAAGCCCGGCGGACATTTTGCCAATGTCCGCGCCCGCGTCGCCGGCCGCGTGTTCGCCGGCATCCACGGCCGGCCGCGCGCCGACCTCGCCGCGCATTTCCAGACCGGCCGGCGCCCGGCGCTCGCGGAATTCTCCATCCCGGTCGAGTTGCCACCGGGCACCATCGAGGGGACGCTCGAGGCGCTGGAGATCGAGGGACGTTGGACGGTGTTCCAGGCCTTCACCTATCACGTCGCCGGGCGCACCGCCCCCGCCGTCGAGCCGCCGCCGCCGCGCCCGCTGCGCTGGCATGACTTCGGCCGCGGCCTGGACTTCCTGCTGCGCGCGCGTCGCACCCGGCCCGAAACATCTTGGGTGAAGCTGGCGGTGGAACTCGCCGCTGACCTGCCCGTCGGCCAGGACCAGCTTTACCCGCCCGACCCCTTCATCGGCCACGCCGACGAACCGGCGCTCGTGAATCGCAGCCGGTTCGGCTTGCTGCCGGTGGTGGGCTACCTCTTCCACAAGACCGAGCCGATCAAGCGGCTCTGGGGCACGGCCGACCTGCAGGCGCTGCAACCGCTCACGCTCGGCCGCGCGACCGCCAATATCGTCCCGCACTTTCCCCAATATCCGGCGGCCGGCACCTCGGGTTACGAAGGTTATGTGGACGTGCCGCCCCAGCTGCCCAATCCCGTGACCCTGCGGCTCTATGCGGAGATGGGCGACGGTTCGCTGCACCTCGTGCAAGTCCGCACCACCCGGCGGCACGACGCCGAGGAGGAAAAGCATCCTTATCCTCCGCTAACGGCGGAGGATTTTACCGCGGCGCTCACCGCCTGGCAGAGCGCGCTGCGCGTGCGCGGCTTCAGCGTGACGCAGGATGCGGAGCTGAAAACCGAGATCGAGCGCCTTCGCGCCGTCGCCACGCGCCCGGCGGCCACGCCGCGGACCCCGCCGCCCGCGCTGGTTCCCGCCCGATCAATGCAGCCGCTCAAGCGCGTCATCCTCGCCAGTCACAACCTCAACCTCGAGGGCGCCCCGCTCTTCCTGCTCGACCTCGCGTGCCATCTCGCGACCGATGGCGCCGCGCTGACGGTGGTGAGCGCGGCCGACGGCCCGTTGCGCGAACGCTTCGCCGCGTGCGGCGCGAAGATCGTGATCGTCGACGCCGGTCCGGTGTTCCGCGCCGGCAGCGCGACCGCCGCCGAGGCCGCGATCGCCGCGATCGGCCGCGTCTTCGATTTCACTGCGGCCGACCTGGTCATCACGAACACTTTCACGACGTTCTGGGCCGTGCAGGCCGCGAAAGCCGCGGGCCAGCGCGTCCTGTCTTACATCCACGAGAGCACCAGCCCCGCCGCCTTCTACGGCGGCAGCGTGCATCCCGCGGTCGTGGCCCTCGCGGACGAGGCTCTCGCGCTGGCCGATGCCGTCAGCTTCACCAGCGATGCGACACGGCGCTACCACGCCGGCCCCGGCCGGCCGGTAAAGACGGCCGTGCTCACTCCCGGGTGGGTCGATGTTCGTGCCATCGACGCCTGGCGCGCGGCGCATCCGCGCGAGGCATTGCAGGCCTCCTTTGGGCTCAAGCCCGGCGAACTGCTCGTCACCAACGTCGGCACCGTCTGCGACCGCAAGGCCCAGGTCAGTTTCGCGCGCTCCGTCGACCTCTTCAACCGCCGCCACCCCGACCTTGCCGCCCGCACGAAGTTCGTCCTGCTGGGCGGACGCCAGGCGCCGTTTGACGACTTCCTGCGCGAGATCCTCGCGAATCTCGCCCTGCCGAACCTTGTGGTGCACCCGGAATCGCCCGACTTCCTTGGCTATTACGCCGCGGCCGACCTGACCGCCTGCTCCAGCTATGAGGAATCCTCCCCGCGCGTCGTGTTCGAGGCGATGGCCTGCGGCACGCCGCTGCTGGCGTCGGACATCCCCGGCATCAGTGAGATCGCCCGCGACGGCGTCGAGGCAACTCTCGTCCCGCCCGGGCACACCACGGCCTGGGCGGATGCACTGGCAAAGTTGCTGGGCAATCCTGCGATCGGCCGCGAGCTGGCGGTGCACGCCCGCGCCCGCATCGAGTCGCACTTTGCCGCCGATCTCGTGCTGCCCCGGCACACCGCACTCGCCTGCGCCGTGGCCGCCGGCCAACCTGTGTCATGA
- a CDS encoding glycosyltransferase has protein sequence MSSPAAPKFHLDSPASWRPEVAGIEVVGWLYPGETERCVDIRARVDQRAYLGLYGLERPDTQQVFGGTLAARRTGFIQRVQVWRGARELALDWHDGTQWREFFRTPLDTSALPADAVKPPRLLRAALVYQTLHYLYRHFHRASWGELCRETDAVLRDVLTPTSDVVIGDRFIGHIENPGHWINAGYDKFRITGWIFGVGRHISQLSATTGVLTENRLVYPKDRPDVAAHRTDHANALKSGYYGLVDIRKDAPNPANLKIFAETGDGTRPLAFARRMYLDRRDEHSGPIPVYRTALFVKVVLAFLRGVPLGRYRFDSWAQSHAEIKRLQDHLAATLSRGEPRKPAAELVRRRDQDPYTRWCWHNRLTPRLRAVLAQDAAALVQSSGPLISVVVPAYNTPEEYLRELLGCLQQQLYPRWELCIADDASPQPHVRRILEEAARADVRIKPVFRTENGHIARATNSALEVATGDFVALLDHDDLLPPDALLHVAQAIARHPTAGYLYTDEDKIDDTGRRFDPQFKGGWSPEMALTHNYTHHLTVIRRAVVQKAGGLRPEFNGAQDIDLFLRCWELIDAKDVLHVPFIGYHWRAHAESTATRGDQKGYLFEAARKGIAEAVARRGLRAEPVLPEFAKNYALCLHQLKWSPDILRENPVTVVIPTRNRADLLRTCLDSLARTTPKASVQVVVVDDNSTDADALAYFASLPARTDLRIEVIRAPATTEGFNYSRLVNLGSARADTPLLLHLNNDVEALAPGWLEDLAGWLSVPGVGVAGAKLLYPDGTLNHAGIGLSRGDGLAHVLFEKEPADDLGYLFLPHAARNVAAVTGACLLTRTDLYRRLNGFDEAKLPVAYNDVDYCLRAAAAGGRTVWSPQAVLRHVGSASRGNTYAEREHVEYIARHGHDRDPFISEGLDFPPRNLPLNPWHDRYAQTARPFRATFVTHNLNFEGAPIFIFELARYLAEQPGVQVTVASPQDGPLRKRFEQAGLKVEIWDVSPLLGAKDPAGFATALKSFAAARPWDGTDVFVCNTMLTFWAVHLAAHLGKTSALYIHESNGVKRFFQPLLPAPLYETVEEAFRLATRVVFTAKATRVIHEELNINDNFRTLASWVDFGRIEQFTATHDKRALRLQHGLDPDAVLVVNIGSVCERKGQHIYIRGIDLLAKELPALFPEKKIQWVMVGARDGLYMETLREDIQLMDLHDVKIFAETPDIYDFYRLADILVCTSFEESFPRVLLEAMVFGTRIVSTDVNGIPEMVTNTDEAHLVPAGDPFKLAAALKMALADHFAGNQKMLSMAYARAARNYHQARALPAHLQAVREAWLG, from the coding sequence ATGAGCAGCCCGGCCGCGCCCAAGTTCCACCTCGACAGTCCCGCCTCGTGGCGGCCGGAGGTGGCTGGCATCGAAGTGGTCGGCTGGCTTTACCCCGGCGAAACCGAGCGCTGCGTGGACATCCGCGCGCGGGTCGACCAGCGCGCCTACCTGGGCCTCTACGGCCTCGAACGGCCGGATACCCAGCAGGTCTTCGGCGGCACGCTGGCCGCGCGCCGCACGGGCTTTATCCAGCGCGTGCAGGTGTGGCGCGGCGCCCGGGAACTCGCGCTCGACTGGCACGACGGCACGCAGTGGCGCGAGTTCTTCCGTACCCCGCTCGACACCTCCGCCCTGCCCGCCGACGCCGTGAAGCCGCCGCGCCTCCTGCGCGCGGCGCTGGTCTACCAGACGCTCCATTACCTCTACCGCCATTTCCACCGCGCCTCCTGGGGCGAACTCTGCCGCGAGACCGACGCCGTGCTGCGCGACGTCCTCACGCCGACGAGCGACGTCGTCATTGGCGACCGCTTCATCGGGCACATCGAGAACCCCGGCCACTGGATCAACGCCGGCTACGACAAATTCCGCATCACGGGCTGGATCTTCGGCGTCGGCCGGCATATCTCCCAGCTCAGCGCCACCACGGGCGTGCTGACCGAGAACCGCCTCGTCTACCCGAAGGACCGGCCCGACGTCGCCGCCCACCGCACCGACCACGCCAATGCGCTCAAGTCGGGCTATTACGGCCTGGTCGATATCCGCAAGGACGCGCCGAATCCCGCCAACCTGAAGATCTTCGCCGAGACCGGCGACGGCACGCGCCCCCTCGCCTTTGCCCGCCGCATGTATCTCGATCGGCGCGACGAGCATTCCGGCCCGATCCCGGTCTACCGGACCGCGCTGTTTGTGAAGGTCGTCCTCGCCTTCCTGCGGGGCGTCCCGCTGGGGCGCTACAGGTTCGACAGCTGGGCGCAGTCGCACGCCGAGATCAAGCGTCTGCAGGACCACCTCGCCGCCACCCTCAGCCGCGGCGAGCCAAGGAAGCCCGCCGCCGAACTCGTGCGCCGGCGCGACCAGGATCCCTATACCCGCTGGTGCTGGCACAACCGCCTGACCCCGCGCCTCCGCGCCGTGCTGGCGCAGGACGCGGCCGCGCTGGTGCAATCCAGCGGGCCGCTGATCAGCGTCGTCGTGCCGGCTTACAACACACCGGAAGAATATCTCCGCGAACTGCTCGGCTGCCTGCAACAGCAGCTCTACCCGCGCTGGGAACTCTGCATCGCCGACGACGCCTCGCCGCAACCGCACGTGCGCCGCATCCTCGAGGAGGCCGCCCGGGCCGATGTTCGCATCAAGCCCGTCTTCCGGACCGAAAACGGGCACATCGCCCGGGCCACCAATTCCGCGCTGGAGGTCGCAACGGGGGACTTCGTCGCCCTGCTCGACCACGACGACCTGCTGCCGCCCGACGCGCTGCTGCACGTGGCCCAAGCCATCGCCCGCCACCCGACCGCGGGTTACCTCTACACCGACGAGGACAAGATCGACGACACCGGCCGCCGCTTCGACCCGCAGTTTAAGGGCGGCTGGAGCCCGGAGATGGCACTCACCCACAATTACACGCACCATCTCACGGTCATCCGCCGCGCCGTCGTCCAAAAAGCCGGCGGGCTGCGCCCCGAGTTCAACGGCGCGCAGGACATCGACCTCTTCCTCCGTTGCTGGGAGCTGATCGACGCGAAGGACGTGCTGCACGTGCCCTTCATCGGCTACCACTGGCGCGCCCACGCCGAGAGCACCGCCACCCGCGGCGACCAGAAGGGCTACCTGTTCGAGGCGGCCCGCAAGGGCATCGCCGAGGCCGTCGCCCGCCGCGGCCTGCGCGCAGAGCCGGTGCTGCCGGAGTTCGCGAAAAACTACGCGCTCTGCCTTCACCAGCTGAAGTGGAGCCCGGACATCCTGCGCGAGAATCCCGTCACTGTCGTCATTCCGACGAGGAACCGCGCCGACCTGCTCCGCACCTGCCTTGATTCGCTCGCCCGCACCACGCCGAAGGCATCCGTGCAGGTCGTCGTCGTGGACGACAACTCCACCGACGCCGACGCACTCGCCTATTTCGCCTCGCTCCCGGCGCGCACCGATCTCCGCATCGAGGTGATCCGGGCGCCGGCCACGACGGAGGGCTTCAACTACTCGCGCCTCGTCAACCTTGGCAGCGCGCGCGCCGACACCCCGCTCCTCCTCCACCTCAACAACGACGTCGAGGCGCTGGCGCCCGGCTGGCTCGAGGATCTGGCCGGCTGGCTCTCGGTGCCCGGCGTCGGTGTCGCGGGGGCCAAGCTGCTCTACCCCGACGGCACGCTCAATCACGCCGGCATCGGCCTGAGCCGCGGCGACGGCCTCGCCCACGTGCTGTTCGAGAAGGAACCGGCGGACGACCTCGGCTACCTCTTCCTGCCGCACGCCGCGCGCAACGTCGCGGCCGTCACCGGCGCCTGCCTGCTGACGCGCACCGACCTCTACCGCCGGCTCAACGGTTTCGACGAGGCGAAGCTCCCGGTCGCCTACAACGACGTGGACTACTGCCTGCGCGCCGCCGCGGCCGGCGGTCGCACCGTGTGGTCGCCGCAGGCCGTGCTGCGCCACGTCGGCAGCGCGTCGCGCGGCAACACCTACGCCGAGCGCGAACACGTCGAGTATATCGCCCGCCACGGCCACGACCGCGATCCGTTCATCAGCGAGGGGCTCGATTTCCCGCCGCGCAACCTGCCGCTCAATCCCTGGCACGACCGCTACGCGCAGACGGCGCGGCCGTTCCGTGCCACCTTCGTCACGCACAACCTCAACTTCGAAGGCGCGCCGATTTTCATCTTCGAGCTCGCCCGCTACCTCGCCGAGCAGCCGGGCGTGCAGGTCACGGTCGCCTCGCCGCAGGACGGGCCGTTGCGGAAACGCTTCGAGCAAGCCGGCCTCAAGGTCGAGATCTGGGACGTCTCCCCGCTCCTCGGCGCCAAGGACCCGGCCGGCTTCGCCACCGCGCTCAAGTCGTTCGCCGCCGCGCGGCCCTGGGACGGCACCGACGTGTTCGTCTGCAACACCATGCTGACGTTCTGGGCCGTGCACCTCGCCGCCCACCTCGGCAAAACCTCCGCGCTCTACATCCACGAGAGCAACGGCGTGAAGCGCTTCTTCCAGCCGCTGCTGCCGGCCCCGCTGTACGAGACCGTCGAGGAGGCCTTCCGCCTGGCCACGCGCGTCGTGTTCACGGCCAAGGCCACACGCGTCATCCATGAGGAGCTGAACATCAACGACAACTTCCGCACCCTGGCCAGCTGGGTGGACTTCGGCCGCATCGAGCAGTTCACCGCCACCCACGACAAGCGCGCCTTGCGCCTCCAGCACGGCCTCGACCCCGACGCCGTGCTCGTCGTCAACATCGGCTCCGTGTGCGAACGCAAGGGCCAGCACATTTACATCCGCGGCATCGACCTGCTTGCGAAGGAGCTGCCGGCCTTGTTCCCGGAAAAGAAAATCCAGTGGGTCATGGTCGGCGCGCGCGACGGCCTCTACATGGAAACCTTGCGCGAGGACATCCAGCTGATGGACCTGCACGACGTGAAGATCTTCGCCGAGACGCCCGACATCTACGATTTCTACCGGCTGGCGGATATCCTCGTGTGCACAAGCTTCGAAGAGTCCTTCCCGCGCGTGCTGCTCGAGGCGATGGTGTTCGGCACGCGCATCGTCAGCACGGACGTGAACGGCATCCCCGAGATGGTGACCAACACCGACGAAGCGCACCTCGTGCCCGCGGGCGACCCGTTCAAGCTCGCTGCGGCGCTCAAAATGGCGCTCGCCGACCACTTCGCCGGCAATCAGAAGATGCTCTCGATGGCCTACGCCCGTGCCGCCCGCAACTACCACCAGGCCCGCGCCCTGCCCGCCCACCTGCAGGCCGTCCGCGAGGCGTGGCTCGGCTGA
- a CDS encoding glycosyltransferase family 39 protein codes for MADPAPTAPAKPLVWLFAFMLVLTLWLTTRGWHNSILDRHEFRQLQTATSTYWLKTGGYKLDYELPLFGPPWSIPMEFPVYQWIVATLCNTLSTPLEETARGVSVFFLFALLPAVYGLAGFFGLAPSRRLLVAAAVLASPTYLFYSRTFMIETTALCFSTWFLYALGRAVRDNCLRCAVGATVFAVLAALAKATTFLVFLPPAAVFAFWLWRPRWQTRTQPGARPWLGAVLAAVPVLAAVGIAEWWVKRSDHIKHSNPFSGFLASTELVKWNWGTWAQRTSAEFWAVAWENIRTCVLGEVPLAVMLLAFALVEAPARRTAAWCAAFFLGGMLLFSNLFFYHDYYYSANALFLLLAGGFLLAGVWDNARLPLAARGLVVALFFGGQLLTYYRGYAGHLRHPPPPPPGIATIIRESVPPEGVVLIYGWDWNSEIPYYAQRRAISVPGGREEEFKVLGDILQKLPPRKIAAMLIRHDPRRVNRLEFVHVRTTRFNLAAAPFATSEEGELYLPEDAIPAAAARLQGRTFEGVTLNTQPPADPNAGKLQPNDLTGLDFPMTSPRPAGARSMFGIAIGEVGLGRKVILAHPESEISFTPPPGATRITAEAGINAAAYAPDATAVTDGVSITIFELRADGLRRVLYKRDLDPVRVPGDRGPQAIMIDGAGPFTGSVVFKISPGEKNNFVNDWAYWGRIEIR; via the coding sequence ATGGCTGATCCCGCCCCCACCGCGCCCGCCAAGCCGCTCGTCTGGCTCTTCGCATTCATGCTGGTGCTGACGCTCTGGCTCACCACCCGGGGCTGGCACAACAGCATCCTCGACCGGCACGAGTTCCGCCAGCTCCAGACCGCGACCTCGACCTACTGGCTCAAAACCGGGGGCTACAAGCTCGACTACGAGCTGCCGCTGTTTGGCCCGCCCTGGTCCATCCCGATGGAGTTTCCCGTCTACCAGTGGATCGTCGCCACGCTGTGCAACACGCTCAGCACGCCGCTGGAGGAGACCGCGCGCGGCGTCAGCGTGTTCTTCCTCTTCGCGCTGCTGCCGGCCGTCTACGGCCTGGCCGGGTTTTTCGGCCTGGCGCCGTCGCGCCGGCTGCTCGTCGCCGCCGCCGTCCTGGCCTCTCCGACCTACCTCTTCTACTCGCGCACCTTCATGATCGAGACCACCGCGCTGTGTTTCTCGACGTGGTTCCTCTATGCCCTCGGCCGCGCGGTGCGCGACAACTGCCTCCGGTGCGCCGTGGGGGCGACGGTCTTCGCCGTGCTGGCCGCGCTGGCCAAGGCGACGACCTTCCTCGTCTTCCTGCCGCCGGCCGCGGTGTTCGCGTTCTGGCTGTGGCGGCCCCGCTGGCAGACGCGGACGCAACCCGGCGCCCGGCCCTGGCTCGGCGCCGTGCTGGCCGCGGTGCCCGTGCTGGCCGCGGTCGGCATCGCCGAGTGGTGGGTGAAGCGCTCCGACCACATCAAGCACTCGAACCCCTTCTCGGGCTTCCTGGCCTCGACGGAGCTGGTGAAATGGAACTGGGGCACGTGGGCGCAGCGCACCTCCGCGGAATTCTGGGCCGTGGCCTGGGAGAACATCCGCACCTGCGTGCTCGGCGAGGTGCCGCTGGCGGTGATGCTGCTGGCCTTCGCCCTGGTCGAGGCTCCGGCCCGGCGCACGGCCGCCTGGTGCGCGGCCTTCTTCCTCGGCGGGATGCTGCTCTTCTCGAACCTGTTTTTCTACCACGACTATTACTACAGCGCCAACGCCCTGTTTCTCCTGCTCGCCGGCGGCTTCCTGCTCGCCGGGGTCTGGGACAACGCCCGCCTGCCCCTCGCCGCGCGCGGCCTCGTGGTGGCGCTGTTCTTCGGCGGCCAGCTGCTGACGTATTACCGCGGCTACGCCGGACACCTGCGCCACCCGCCGCCGCCGCCGCCGGGCATCGCCACCATCATCCGCGAGAGTGTCCCGCCCGAGGGCGTGGTGCTCATCTACGGCTGGGACTGGAACTCGGAGATCCCCTACTACGCCCAGCGCCGCGCCATCTCCGTGCCCGGCGGCCGCGAGGAGGAATTCAAGGTGCTCGGCGACATCCTCCAGAAACTCCCGCCGCGCAAGATCGCGGCCATGCTCATACGCCACGACCCGCGCCGGGTCAACCGCCTCGAGTTCGTCCATGTGCGCACCACCCGCTTCAACCTCGCCGCGGCGCCCTTCGCAACCAGCGAGGAGGGCGAACTCTACCTGCCGGAGGACGCCATTCCCGCCGCGGCCGCCCGGCTGCAGGGCCGAACGTTCGAGGGCGTGACGCTCAACACCCAACCGCCGGCCGATCCCAATGCGGGCAAACTGCAGCCCAACGACCTCACCGGCCTCGACTTCCCGATGACGAGCCCGCGGCCCGCCGGCGCCCGCAGCATGTTCGGCATCGCGATCGGCGAGGTCGGCCTCGGCCGCAAGGTCATCCTCGCGCACCCCGAGTCCGAGATCAGCTTCACCCCTCCGCCCGGCGCCACCCGCATCACCGCGGAGGCCGGCATCAACGCCGCCGCCTACGCGCCCGACGCCACCGCGGTGACCGACGGCGTCAGCATCACAATCTTCGAGCTCCGCGCCGACGGCCTGCGCCGCGTATTGTATAAACGCGACCTCGACCCCGTCAGGGTGCCGGGCGACCGCGGCCCGCAGGCCATCATGATCGACGGCGCCGGCCCCTTCACCGGCAGCGTGGTCTTCAAGATTTCCCCCGGCGAGAAGAACAACTTCGTCAACGACTGGGCCTATTGGGGCCGCATCGAGATCCGCTAG
- a CDS encoding NAD-dependent epimerase/dehydratase family protein: MSRATPSPLRLAVTGGRGRLAALLADYLRVHEVTLFSRGGGAGFQDLAGLEAALPGHQALLHLAWSTLPATSEQGGGPEWQDDLPALEKILGAIAALPEKSRPHFVFFSTGGAVYGNAPGRPNLETDVCRPIGQYGRAKRAAEEIIERHAAQHGLSCTILRISNPYGYPVPKSRLQGIIPHALRCAAEGQPLTLWGDGHAQKDFLYYTDFLSAVESVVARRLTGTFNLSAGESHTVREVIALVEKHTGRKITLNFQPAPAWDVRDSRLDNRRLTAAAGWRPLVSLDEGVRRAAAGYSGH; the protein is encoded by the coding sequence ATGTCCCGCGCCACCCCATCGCCCTTGCGCCTGGCTGTGACCGGCGGCCGCGGCCGGCTGGCCGCCCTGCTCGCCGACTATCTGCGCGTGCACGAGGTGACGCTGTTTTCGCGCGGTGGCGGCGCCGGTTTCCAGGATCTGGCCGGGCTCGAGGCCGCCCTTCCCGGCCACCAGGCCCTGTTGCACCTCGCCTGGAGCACGCTGCCGGCCACATCGGAGCAAGGCGGCGGCCCGGAATGGCAGGACGACCTGCCGGCCCTGGAAAAAATCCTAGGCGCCATCGCCGCGCTGCCGGAGAAATCGCGGCCGCACTTTGTGTTCTTCTCCACCGGCGGCGCCGTCTACGGCAACGCCCCAGGCCGGCCCAATCTCGAGACCGACGTCTGCCGGCCCATCGGCCAATACGGCCGGGCCAAGCGCGCCGCCGAGGAGATCATCGAGCGCCATGCCGCGCAGCACGGGCTCTCCTGCACCATCCTGCGCATCTCCAATCCCTACGGTTACCCGGTGCCGAAAAGCCGGCTGCAAGGCATCATCCCGCACGCCCTGCGGTGTGCCGCGGAAGGCCAGCCGCTCACGCTCTGGGGTGACGGCCACGCGCAAAAGGATTTTCTCTATTACACCGATTTCCTCTCCGCCGTGGAGTCGGTCGTCGCCCGGCGCCTGACCGGCACGTTCAACCTCAGCGCCGGGGAATCGCATACGGTGCGCGAGGTGATCGCGCTGGTGGAAAAGCACACCGGCCGAAAAATCACGCTGAATTTCCAGCCCGCGCCCGCCTGGGACGTGCGGGACAGCCGGCTGGACAACCGCCGGCTGACCGCCGCCGCCGGCTGGCGGCCGCTGGTCTCGCTGGACGAGGGCGTCCGGCGCGCGGCGGCCGGTTACTCCGGGCATTGA
- a CDS encoding transaldolase yields the protein MLTLNTLKIHIYADGADKAGILDLYAKPYIKGLTTNPTLMKKAGITDYEAFARDILQTVTAKPISLEVFADDFPEMKRQALKITGWGKNVYVKIPITNTRAESAIPLIRELAAQGVQLNITAILTLEQVRAVAAALNPQVPSVVSIFAGRIADTGVDPMPIMRESRQILAGQPKAELLWASVREVLNIVQAEQSGCHIVTVQHDILAKAAKLLGLDLAALSLDTVKMFANDAASAGYRL from the coding sequence ATGCTGACCCTGAATACTCTCAAGATCCACATCTACGCCGACGGAGCGGACAAGGCCGGGATTCTCGACCTCTACGCCAAGCCCTATATCAAGGGCCTGACCACCAATCCGACCCTGATGAAAAAGGCGGGCATCACCGACTACGAGGCCTTTGCCAGGGACATCCTGCAGACCGTCACGGCCAAGCCGATCTCGCTCGAGGTTTTCGCCGACGATTTCCCGGAGATGAAGCGCCAGGCGTTGAAAATCACCGGCTGGGGCAAGAACGTCTATGTCAAGATCCCCATCACCAACACCCGCGCCGAGTCGGCCATCCCGCTCATCCGGGAGCTGGCCGCCCAGGGTGTGCAGCTCAACATCACCGCCATCCTCACCCTGGAGCAGGTGCGGGCTGTCGCGGCGGCGTTGAATCCCCAGGTGCCGTCCGTCGTTTCGATTTTCGCCGGCCGCATCGCCGACACCGGCGTCGATCCGATGCCGATCATGCGCGAAAGCCGGCAGATCCTCGCCGGCCAGCCCAAGGCCGAGCTGCTGTGGGCCAGCGTGCGCGAGGTGCTGAACATCGTGCAGGCCGAGCAGAGCGGCTGCCACATCGTCACCGTGCAGCACGACATCCTCGCCAAGGCCGCCAAGCTTCTCGGCCTGGACCTCGCCGCGCTGTCGCTCGACACCGTGAAGATGTTCGCCAACGACGCCGCCTCCGCCGGCTACCGGCTCTGA
- a CDS encoding HAD-IIIA family hydrolase, which produces MTKRRAVFLDRDGTLNAPLVREGRPYPPATVVEFQLLPGVAEGCRQLHAAGYVLVVATNQPDVGRGTQPQAVVEAMHAHLRQLIPEIARIEVCYAPGRGVGHPDDRRRKPEPGMLTDAAQALGLDLAGSWMIGDRWRDVDCGARAACRTVFIDRGYDEPLRQKPDFTARTFTEAAGIVLAQSKAIS; this is translated from the coding sequence ATGACGAAGCGGCGTGCCGTGTTTCTGGACCGCGACGGAACGCTGAACGCGCCGCTCGTGCGCGAAGGCCGGCCCTACCCGCCCGCGACGGTGGTGGAGTTCCAGTTGCTGCCCGGCGTCGCGGAAGGCTGCAGGCAACTCCACGCCGCCGGCTATGTGCTCGTCGTCGCCACCAACCAGCCTGATGTCGGCCGCGGGACGCAGCCTCAGGCGGTGGTCGAGGCCATGCACGCCCACCTGCGGCAGCTCATCCCAGAGATCGCCCGCATCGAGGTTTGCTACGCCCCCGGCCGGGGCGTGGGGCACCCGGATGACCGGCGCCGCAAGCCCGAGCCGGGCATGCTCACCGACGCCGCGCAGGCGCTTGGCCTTGACCTCGCCGGCAGCTGGATGATCGGCGACCGCTGGCGCGACGTCGACTGCGGCGCCCGCGCCGCTTGCCGCACCGTCTTCATCGACCGGGGTTACGACGAGCCGCTGCGACAAAAGCCCGACTTTACGGCCCGCACCTTCACCGAGGCGGCCGGCATTGTTCTTGCCCAGTCCAAGGCGATTAGCTGA